The Streptomyces sp. NBC_00691 genome has a segment encoding these proteins:
- a CDS encoding ArsR/SmtB family transcription factor encodes MTTATSPRALEHPTRDQIRLEAVLHALADPVRLRIVRDMARERAELSCSYFDLPVTKSTTTHHFRVLREGGVIRQTYRGTAKLNALREEDLEALFPGLLATVLTAAAAQAVRENAPEPPAA; translated from the coding sequence ATGACGACCGCCACCAGCCCACGCGCCCTCGAACACCCCACGCGCGACCAGATCCGCCTGGAGGCGGTGCTGCACGCGCTCGCGGACCCGGTACGGCTGCGGATCGTGCGGGACATGGCGCGCGAGCGCGCCGAACTGAGCTGCTCGTACTTCGACCTGCCGGTGACCAAGTCCACGACGACGCACCACTTCCGGGTGCTGCGCGAGGGCGGAGTCATCCGGCAGACGTACCGCGGTACGGCCAAGCTCAACGCCCTGCGCGAGGAAGACCTCGAAGCCCTCTTCCCGGGCCTGCTCGCCACGGTCCTCACGGCGGCGGCCGCCCAGGCCGTACGGGAGAACGCCCCCGAGCCCCCGGCCGCCTGA
- a CDS encoding NADH:flavin oxidoreductase/NADH oxidase, with translation MSVALFEPYTLRSLTVPNRVWMAPMCQYSAEMTGPNAGVATDWHFAHYASRATGGTGLILVEATAVSAEGRISPADLGLWNDTQTEALRRIAGFLKDHGTVPGIQIGHAGRKASTNRPWEGRGPVPEGGPGWQPVAPSPVGFAEGYPVPTELTVEKIREITGQFADAARRALDAGFQVIEVHGAHGYLIGEFLSPHSNHRTDAYGGSFENRTRLALEIVDAVRSVWPEELPVFFRISATDWLEEQGWTVDETVRFAALLREHGVDLLDVSSGGNGGPAEIPVGPGYQVPFAARVKAETGLPVAAVGLITESGQAEKIVANGEADAVLLGRELLRDASWARRAARDLGAPTHPAPPQYAWAI, from the coding sequence ATGAGCGTCGCCCTGTTCGAGCCCTACACCCTGCGGTCGCTGACCGTCCCCAACCGGGTCTGGATGGCGCCCATGTGCCAGTACTCGGCGGAGATGACCGGACCGAACGCGGGCGTCGCCACGGACTGGCACTTCGCCCACTACGCCTCCCGGGCCACCGGCGGCACCGGACTGATCCTGGTCGAGGCGACCGCCGTCAGCGCCGAGGGCCGGATCAGCCCGGCGGACCTCGGCCTCTGGAACGACACCCAGACCGAGGCCCTCCGCCGGATCGCCGGCTTCCTCAAGGACCACGGCACCGTCCCCGGCATTCAGATCGGGCACGCGGGACGCAAGGCATCGACCAACCGCCCCTGGGAGGGCCGCGGGCCCGTCCCCGAGGGCGGTCCCGGCTGGCAGCCCGTCGCGCCGAGCCCGGTCGGGTTCGCCGAGGGCTACCCGGTGCCGACCGAGCTGACCGTCGAGAAGATCCGGGAGATCACCGGACAGTTCGCGGACGCGGCCCGCCGCGCGCTCGACGCCGGCTTCCAGGTCATCGAGGTGCACGGCGCCCACGGATATCTGATCGGCGAGTTCCTCTCCCCGCACAGCAACCACCGCACCGACGCGTACGGCGGCTCCTTCGAGAACCGGACCCGGCTCGCCCTGGAGATCGTCGACGCCGTACGGTCCGTGTGGCCCGAGGAGCTGCCCGTCTTCTTCCGGATCTCCGCCACCGACTGGCTGGAGGAGCAGGGCTGGACGGTCGACGAGACCGTACGGTTCGCCGCGCTCCTCCGCGAGCACGGCGTCGACCTCCTCGACGTCTCCAGCGGCGGCAACGGCGGGCCGGCCGAGATCCCGGTCGGCCCCGGCTACCAGGTGCCCTTCGCGGCCCGCGTCAAGGCCGAGACCGGGCTGCCGGTGGCCGCCGTCGGTCTGATCACCGAGAGCGGGCAGGCCGAGAAGATCGTCGCCAACGGTGAGGCCGACGCGGTCCTCCTCGGCCGCGAGCTGCTGCGCGACGCCTCCTGGGCCCGCCGCGCCGCCCGTGACCTGGGCGCGCCGACCCACCCGGCGCCGCCGCAGTACGCCTGGGCGATCTGA
- a CDS encoding WD40/YVTN/BNR-like repeat-containing protein: protein MSDVLLTVGTRKGLFIGRRHDGRWEFGDPAFPAQAVYSVAIDTRGPTPRLLVGGDSAHWGPSVFHSDDLGTSWTEPARPAVRFPEDTGASLERVWQLHPAPEHSPGVVYAGTEPAALFRSGDGGESFELVRPLWEHPTRSQWVPGGGGEAVHTVVTDRRDPAAVTVAVSTAGVFRSQDGGAAWEPSNEGVSAVFLPDPHPVFGQCVHKIAQDAGNLDRLYLQNHWGVFRSDDAGGSWTDIGSGLPSDFGFAVAAHPHRPDTAYVFPITADSDRVPAGRRCRVYRTTDAGATWEPLSRGLPEGDHYGTVLRDALCTDDADPAGVYFGNRNGEVYGSADDGDSWRLLAEHLPDVLCVRAAVV from the coding sequence ATGTCCGACGTACTCCTCACCGTAGGCACCCGCAAGGGGCTCTTCATCGGCCGCAGGCACGACGGCCGATGGGAGTTCGGCGATCCGGCCTTCCCCGCGCAGGCCGTCTACTCGGTCGCCATCGACACCCGCGGGCCGACCCCGCGGCTGCTCGTGGGCGGGGACAGCGCCCACTGGGGGCCGTCCGTCTTCCACTCCGACGACCTCGGCACGTCCTGGACCGAACCGGCGCGGCCGGCCGTCAGGTTCCCCGAGGACACCGGCGCCTCCCTGGAGCGCGTCTGGCAGCTGCACCCGGCACCCGAGCACTCCCCCGGCGTCGTGTACGCGGGGACGGAGCCGGCCGCGCTCTTCCGGTCCGGGGACGGCGGTGAGTCCTTCGAGCTCGTCCGGCCGCTGTGGGAGCACCCGACCCGCTCCCAGTGGGTGCCGGGCGGGGGCGGCGAGGCCGTGCACACGGTGGTGACCGACCGGCGCGACCCGGCGGCCGTCACCGTCGCCGTGTCCACCGCCGGGGTGTTCCGCTCGCAGGACGGCGGGGCCGCCTGGGAGCCCTCCAACGAGGGCGTGTCGGCGGTGTTCCTCCCGGATCCGCACCCGGTGTTCGGGCAGTGCGTCCACAAGATCGCCCAGGACGCGGGCAATCTCGACCGCCTCTATCTGCAGAACCACTGGGGCGTCTTCCGCAGCGACGACGCGGGCGGCAGCTGGACGGACATCGGTTCCGGCCTGCCGTCCGACTTCGGCTTCGCCGTCGCCGCGCACCCGCACCGCCCGGACACCGCCTATGTCTTCCCCATCACCGCGGACTCCGACCGGGTCCCGGCCGGCCGCCGGTGCCGGGTCTACCGCACGACCGACGCCGGAGCCACCTGGGAGCCGCTGAGCCGGGGACTGCCCGAGGGCGACCACTACGGCACGGTGCTCAGGGACGCGCTGTGCACGGACGACGCGGACCCGGCGGGCGTGTACTTCGGCAACCGCAACGGCGAGGTGTACGGGAGCGCCGACGACGGCGACAGCTGGCGACTCCTCGCCGAACACCTGCCGGACGTGCTGTGCGTGAGGGCGGCGGTGGTCTGA
- a CDS encoding uracil-DNA glycosylase, which yields MTARPLKELVEPGWAEALGPVAGRVAEMGDFLRAEIAAGRTYLPAGQHVLRAFQQPFDDVRVLIVGQDPYPTPGMAIGLSFAVAPEVRQLPGSLENIFRELHTDLGMPRPSNGDLTPWTRQGVLLLNRALTTAPRKPAAHRGKGWEEVTEQAIRALAARGKPLVSILWGRDARNARPLLGNLPAIESAHPSPMSADRGFFGSRPFSRANELLLEQGAQPVDWRLP from the coding sequence GTGACAGCGCGACCTTTGAAGGAACTGGTGGAGCCCGGCTGGGCGGAGGCTCTCGGTCCCGTGGCGGGCCGGGTGGCGGAGATGGGTGACTTCCTGCGGGCGGAGATCGCCGCGGGCCGGACCTATCTGCCGGCCGGACAGCACGTACTGCGGGCGTTCCAGCAGCCCTTCGACGACGTGCGGGTCCTGATCGTGGGACAGGACCCCTATCCGACACCGGGCATGGCGATCGGGCTGAGCTTCGCGGTCGCGCCCGAGGTCCGTCAGCTGCCGGGCAGCCTGGAGAACATCTTCCGGGAGCTGCACACCGACCTCGGGATGCCCCGGCCGTCGAACGGCGATCTGACCCCGTGGACCCGGCAGGGCGTCCTCCTCCTCAACAGGGCGCTGACCACCGCCCCGCGCAAGCCGGCCGCCCACCGCGGCAAGGGCTGGGAAGAGGTGACCGAGCAGGCGATCCGCGCGCTCGCCGCCCGGGGCAAGCCCCTGGTGTCGATCCTCTGGGGCCGCGACGCGCGCAACGCCCGCCCGCTCCTCGGGAACCTGCCGGCGATCGAGTCCGCGCACCCGTCCCCGATGTCGGCGGACCGCGGCTTCTTCGGCTCCCGCCCCTTCAGCCGCGCGAACGAACTCCTCCTGGAGCAGGGCGCCCAGCCGGTGGACTGGCGCCTGCCCTGA
- a CDS encoding N-acetylglucosamine kinase, producing the protein MTPVDSAASVNDSSGALVVGIDSGGSGLRIALAEAAGGTVLGTRSSREPVRTGPGGISARHFLDQVLPAVRALTEHHGPRPITAAAVGAAGMATLGEELRAELPSAFAEAWGVRRLALAADAVTAYAGALGQRPGSVVAGGTGMIALGTDLTSWRRADGWGHLLGDCGSGAWIGGAGLEAAMRAHDGRRGGSTALLARAEKLFGPASGLPGVLYPRTDRPAVLASFAPEVGRCASGDPVAAEILARAARHIAEAAEAACPAGPGALVALTGGLFKMGDPLLVPLRAALGELVPHARTAAPAGDPLAGAVALAAALATGTLRLPEDPALLRVFEEGAPKATSSAQVGGGASTSAETGNRIPDASQGGHRGAEGA; encoded by the coding sequence GTGACCCCGGTCGACTCCGCGGCATCCGTGAACGACTCTTCCGGCGCTCTGGTCGTCGGCATCGACTCCGGTGGTTCGGGACTCCGGATCGCACTGGCCGAGGCGGCGGGCGGGACCGTGCTCGGCACCCGCTCGTCGCGCGAACCGGTGCGGACCGGCCCCGGTGGCATCTCCGCCCGGCACTTCCTCGACCAGGTCCTGCCTGCCGTCCGGGCCCTGACGGAGCACCACGGCCCGCGGCCGATCACCGCCGCGGCCGTGGGAGCCGCCGGGATGGCGACGCTCGGGGAGGAACTGCGGGCCGAGCTGCCGAGCGCCTTCGCCGAGGCCTGGGGCGTCCGACGGCTCGCGCTGGCGGCCGACGCCGTCACCGCGTACGCCGGTGCGCTCGGGCAGCGACCGGGCTCCGTCGTCGCCGGCGGCACCGGGATGATCGCGCTGGGCACGGATCTGACGTCCTGGCGGCGGGCGGACGGCTGGGGGCATCTCCTCGGCGACTGCGGCAGCGGCGCCTGGATCGGCGGGGCGGGGCTGGAGGCGGCCATGCGCGCGCACGACGGCCGGCGCGGCGGGTCGACGGCGCTCCTGGCCCGGGCGGAGAAGCTGTTCGGTCCGGCGTCCGGCCTGCCGGGCGTGCTCTACCCCCGTACCGACCGGCCCGCCGTGCTCGCCTCCTTCGCCCCCGAGGTGGGCCGGTGCGCCTCCGGGGACCCGGTGGCGGCGGAGATCCTGGCGCGGGCGGCCCGGCACATCGCCGAGGCCGCCGAGGCGGCGTGCCCGGCCGGGCCGGGGGCGCTGGTGGCGCTGACGGGCGGCCTGTTCAAGATGGGCGACCCCCTCCTCGTACCGCTGCGCGCGGCCCTCGGGGAGCTCGTCCCACACGCCCGGACGGCGGCCCCCGCGGGAGATCCACTGGCCGGGGCCGTCGCGCTCGCTGCGGCACTCGCCACCGGGACGCTGCGACTGCCGGAGGACCCCGCGCTGCTGCGCGTGTTCGAGGAAGGTGCCCCGAAGGCGACCTCATCCGCCCAGGTGGGAGGCGGTGCGTCGACCTCCGCCGAGACCGGGAACCGCATTCCGGACGCTTCCCAGGGGGGACATAGAGGGGCAGAAGGCGCATGA
- a CDS encoding sirohydrochlorin chelatase, with protein MSSPTGPASGLPVRMPRPRQSGRHRRPEPAAAPEGAPALVLAVPGVPSAAIRSLAEEVVSIARSELPGLDALIGFVEGDDSEYPSLAAVLTAAATLRAERYELAVAAGREVSAPTGPASVVVPLLAGPDSAQTRQVRQTVMDAGNTAELTDVLGPHPLLAEALHVRLSEAGLARADRARLFTVATAADGIILATVGGEEAVQAAGITGMLLAARLAVPVIAAALDQEGSIASVAEQLRGSGSEQLALAPYLIGPELADGLLDEASKEAGCAAAEPLGAYPAIGKLVLSQYTAALGIPPQQPQGAPSL; from the coding sequence ATGAGCTCCCCCACTGGGCCTGCTTCCGGCCTGCCTGTACGAATGCCTCGACCCCGTCAGTCCGGGCGGCACCGTCGCCCCGAACCCGCGGCGGCGCCCGAGGGCGCTCCCGCACTGGTTCTCGCTGTGCCCGGCGTGCCGTCCGCCGCCATACGCTCGCTGGCCGAAGAGGTCGTGAGCATCGCCCGTTCCGAGCTGCCCGGCCTCGACGCCCTGATCGGCTTCGTCGAGGGCGACGACAGCGAGTACCCCTCGCTCGCGGCCGTGCTGACGGCCGCAGCCACGCTGCGCGCCGAGCGGTACGAGCTGGCCGTGGCCGCCGGCCGCGAGGTCAGCGCCCCCACGGGCCCCGCCTCGGTCGTCGTGCCGCTGCTCGCGGGTCCCGACAGCGCCCAGACGCGCCAGGTCCGCCAGACCGTCATGGACGCCGGCAACACCGCCGAGCTCACCGACGTCCTCGGCCCGCACCCGCTGCTCGCCGAGGCGCTCCACGTGCGCCTTTCCGAGGCGGGGCTGGCGCGCGCCGACCGCGCCCGGCTGTTCACGGTCGCGACGGCCGCCGACGGCATCATCCTCGCCACGGTCGGCGGCGAGGAGGCCGTGCAGGCCGCGGGGATCACCGGCATGCTGCTGGCCGCGCGCCTCGCCGTGCCGGTCATCGCCGCCGCGCTCGACCAGGAGGGCTCGATCGCCTCCGTCGCCGAGCAGCTGCGCGGCTCCGGTTCGGAGCAGCTCGCGCTCGCCCCGTACCTGATCGGCCCGGAGCTGGCCGACGGTCTCCTCGACGAGGCCTCGAAGGAGGCCGGCTGCGCCGCCGCCGAGCCGCTGGGCGCCTACCCGGCGATCGGCAAGCTCGTGCTGTCCCAGTACACGGCCGCGCTCGGCATCCCGCCGCAGCAGCCGCAGGGCGCGCCCTCGCTCTGA
- a CDS encoding lactonase family protein, with the protein MGGTGTVRDRSAVRAYIGSFTSAGGRGVLAADVDEETGGLTVTGGSEALVDPSFLAVAGPVLHAVSETGAGAVAAFDVSGAAPRLLGVPVPVDGAAPTHLSLAAGHLLTANYTSGSVTALPLGEDGTARPAASVLRHEGSGPVASRQAGPHAHQVVPDPSGRWIVSVDLGTDSVRVCLLDPGSGALTLHGEAALRPGTGPRHLVFHPAGTHAYVLNELEPTLTVCRWDAEAGVLEPLGETPVVPEGTSGPSYPSEVVVAPDGRFLWAAVRGDDTLAVLALDPDGTKADLVASVPCGGVWPRDLTLAPSGRHLYAANERSGDVTWFGLDPETGIPVRAGAIEAPAASCVVFG; encoded by the coding sequence GTGGGCGGCACAGGGACGGTTCGGGACCGGAGCGCCGTACGTGCGTACATCGGCTCCTTCACCTCGGCGGGCGGGCGCGGTGTCCTCGCCGCCGATGTGGACGAGGAGACGGGAGGGCTGACCGTCACCGGCGGCAGCGAGGCCCTCGTCGACCCCTCGTTCCTCGCGGTCGCGGGCCCCGTGCTGCACGCCGTGTCCGAGACCGGGGCGGGGGCCGTCGCCGCCTTCGACGTCAGCGGGGCCGCACCCCGGCTCCTCGGCGTGCCCGTCCCCGTGGACGGCGCGGCGCCCACCCATCTCTCCCTCGCCGCGGGACACCTCCTCACCGCCAACTACACCTCGGGCAGCGTCACCGCCCTGCCGCTGGGCGAGGACGGCACCGCCCGGCCCGCCGCGAGCGTCCTCCGGCACGAGGGCAGCGGCCCCGTGGCCTCCCGGCAGGCCGGGCCGCACGCCCATCAGGTGGTGCCCGACCCCAGTGGCCGCTGGATCGTCAGCGTGGACCTCGGCACGGACTCCGTACGCGTCTGCCTGCTCGACCCCGGCAGCGGGGCCCTCACCCTCCACGGCGAGGCCGCACTGCGCCCCGGCACCGGGCCGCGGCATCTGGTGTTCCATCCGGCCGGCACGCACGCGTACGTCCTGAACGAGCTGGAACCCACCCTCACCGTCTGCCGCTGGGACGCCGAGGCCGGTGTCCTCGAACCTCTCGGCGAGACCCCCGTCGTCCCCGAGGGCACCTCCGGCCCCAGCTACCCCTCCGAGGTCGTCGTCGCCCCCGACGGCCGCTTCCTCTGGGCCGCCGTGCGCGGGGACGACACCCTCGCCGTGCTCGCCCTCGACCCCGACGGGACCAAGGCCGACCTGGTCGCCTCCGTGCCCTGTGGCGGCGTCTGGCCCCGCGACCTGACGCTCGCCCCCTCCGGTCGGCATCTGTACGCCGCCAACGAGCGTTCCGGCGACGTCACCTGGTTCGGCCTCGACCCCGAGACCGGGATCCCCGTGCGCGCGGGCGCCATCGAGGCCCCCGCCGCCTCCTGCGTCGTCTTCGGCTGA
- a CDS encoding FUSC family protein, which produces MFVAPDPGHVRLKNSLRAVMGIALAVALAELAGLSLTASITGGLAALLALFTVMDSTVRAQAVTTLLLPAAGFPVLALATALHDITLLRDMAFLAVVFCGVYARRWGPRGHALGIFAFMNFFTTQFLHAVPGQLPELYAAVGIALAAAGAVRFLLWPLERRTPPPAAPAPLPGTGLSRVTTRQAIQAAAACAVALAIGQVLSEDRWYWAVGTTWWIFVNTVSRGETLVRGFRRVLGTVIGIAVGMVVAIPLDGAVVPTAALVALCVFGIFYTAPVSYSWMMLAVTVMAGLLYGLLGVLDPALLVLRLEETAVGAASAALAVLLILPVTTHAINDAWIQRALRGVRSATSASLRRLSGDEDADPTPHAAELELLLGRVRLSLAPLVHPLSPFRGRKARARRVLALLDECADEVRGLAAVAADPAASHDARLAAACWRVEAAVERLTSPQGGREAGERVAADGALAPAGGQAALGHVSGLEKLLAALDEPLRTPPGSLLVRS; this is translated from the coding sequence ATGTTCGTGGCACCGGATCCGGGGCACGTCAGGTTGAAGAACTCGCTGCGCGCCGTCATGGGCATCGCGCTCGCCGTCGCGCTCGCGGAGCTCGCCGGCCTCTCGCTGACCGCGTCGATCACCGGCGGTCTGGCCGCGCTGCTCGCGCTCTTCACCGTGATGGACTCCACCGTCCGCGCGCAGGCCGTCACCACCCTGCTCCTCCCGGCCGCTGGCTTCCCCGTCCTCGCCCTCGCCACCGCGCTGCACGACATCACCCTGCTGCGGGACATGGCCTTCCTCGCGGTGGTCTTCTGCGGGGTGTACGCGCGGCGCTGGGGCCCGCGCGGGCACGCGCTGGGGATCTTCGCGTTCATGAACTTCTTCACCACCCAGTTCCTGCACGCCGTCCCCGGCCAGCTCCCCGAGCTGTACGCGGCCGTCGGCATTGCCCTCGCCGCCGCCGGCGCCGTGCGCTTCCTCCTCTGGCCGCTGGAACGCCGTACCCCTCCGCCCGCCGCGCCGGCCCCGCTGCCCGGCACCGGGCTCTCGCGTGTGACCACCCGGCAGGCGATCCAGGCCGCGGCCGCGTGCGCCGTGGCGCTCGCGATCGGCCAGGTGCTCTCCGAGGACCGCTGGTACTGGGCCGTCGGCACGACGTGGTGGATCTTCGTCAACACCGTGTCCCGCGGCGAGACGCTGGTTCGCGGCTTCCGCCGGGTCCTCGGCACGGTGATCGGGATCGCCGTCGGCATGGTCGTCGCCATCCCGCTCGACGGGGCCGTGGTCCCCACGGCCGCCCTGGTGGCCCTCTGCGTCTTCGGGATCTTCTACACCGCGCCCGTCTCGTACAGCTGGATGATGCTGGCCGTGACCGTGATGGCGGGTCTGCTCTACGGGCTCCTCGGGGTGCTCGACCCGGCGCTGCTGGTGCTCCGTCTCGAGGAGACCGCCGTGGGCGCGGCGAGCGCGGCGCTGGCCGTGCTGCTGATCCTCCCGGTCACCACGCACGCGATCAACGACGCCTGGATCCAGCGGGCGCTCCGGGGCGTGCGGTCGGCGACCTCCGCGTCGCTGCGGCGCCTGTCCGGCGACGAGGACGCCGACCCGACCCCGCACGCCGCCGAGCTGGAGCTGCTGCTCGGACGCGTGCGGCTCTCCCTCGCTCCTCTGGTCCACCCGCTGAGCCCGTTCCGCGGCCGGAAGGCCCGCGCGCGGCGGGTCCTGGCGCTCCTCGACGAGTGCGCCGACGAGGTGCGGGGGCTCGCCGCCGTGGCGGCCGACCCCGCCGCGAGCCACGACGCCCGCCTGGCCGCGGCCTGCTGGCGCGTCGAGGCCGCGGTGGAGCGGCTGACCTCACCCCAGGGCGGCCGCGAGGCCGGGGAGCGCGTGGCGGCGGACGGTGCGCTCGCCCCGGCCGGCGGTCAGGCGGCGCTCGGTCACGTCAGCGGTCTGGAGAAGCTCCTCGCCGCGCTCGACGAGCCGCTGCGGACGCCGCCGGGCTCCTTGCTCGTCCGCTCCTGA
- a CDS encoding Lrp/AsnC family transcriptional regulator, whose amino-acid sequence MAVDELDTRILRLLIEQPRTSVREYARILGVARGTVQARIDRLERDGVITATGPVLSPAALGHPVLAFVHVEVTQGHLDEVGDALAAVPEIVEAFSITGGGDLLTRVVARDAGHLEDVIQRLIQLPGVVRTRTEIALRERVAHRLLPLVEAVGRRSASM is encoded by the coding sequence ATGGCCGTGGACGAACTCGACACCAGGATCCTGCGGCTGCTCATCGAGCAGCCGAGGACGAGCGTGCGCGAGTACGCGCGGATCCTGGGCGTGGCGCGGGGCACCGTACAGGCCAGGATCGACCGGCTGGAGCGCGACGGAGTGATCACCGCGACCGGTCCGGTCCTCTCTCCGGCCGCGCTGGGCCACCCGGTCCTCGCCTTCGTCCATGTCGAGGTGACCCAGGGGCACCTCGACGAGGTCGGCGACGCGCTCGCGGCCGTGCCCGAGATCGTGGAGGCCTTCTCCATCACGGGCGGCGGCGATCTGCTCACCCGGGTGGTCGCGCGCGACGCCGGACACCTGGAGGACGTCATCCAGCGGCTCATCCAGCTGCCCGGGGTGGTCCGCACCCGTACCGAGATCGCACTGCGGGAGCGGGTGGCCCACCGGCTGCTGCCGCTGGTCGAGGCGGTCGGACGGCGGTCGGCTTCCATGTGA
- a CDS encoding TOBE domain-containing protein, with protein sequence MQSYTIGQAARLLGVSPDTARRWADGGRFVTHRDENGRRLVAGPDLAAFSVEVAQSGQGDDDVAHTSVRNAFPGIVTAVKLGDIAAQVEIQAGPHRLVSLLTREAVEELGLEVGMQATARVKSTSVHIDRI encoded by the coding sequence ATGCAGTCCTACACCATCGGGCAGGCGGCGCGCCTGCTGGGCGTGAGCCCCGACACCGCACGCCGCTGGGCCGACGGCGGCCGGTTCGTCACCCATCGCGACGAGAACGGCCGGCGACTCGTCGCCGGCCCCGATCTGGCCGCCTTCTCCGTCGAGGTCGCACAGAGCGGCCAGGGCGACGACGACGTGGCCCACACCTCGGTGCGCAACGCGTTCCCCGGCATCGTCACGGCCGTCAAACTCGGCGACATCGCCGCGCAGGTGGAGATCCAGGCGGGTCCGCACCGGCTCGTCTCCCTCCTCACCCGGGAGGCCGTGGAGGAGCTGGGGCTCGAGGTCGGCATGCAGGCCACCGCACGCGTGAAGTCGACCAGCGTGCACATCGACCGGATCTGA
- a CDS encoding DinB family protein has product MATPARLAPLLDQFDFARRRLTDRMAGPVMDSGNGTDVEVGPMTDAEFLWEPGPGCWSVRRRADGPGPRATVLTGSGAWGRDATPAPHPTPPPFTTIAWRLSHLSELLALRADHTNGSHGLTRDDYESTGDVTSAVAAFDTAAGAWRDALLSADDAALDTVGYSTYPHGSDPEDPFLETVWWVNQELLHHGAEIALLRDLYRIRQSGAA; this is encoded by the coding sequence ATGGCGACACCCGCACGACTCGCCCCTCTCCTCGACCAGTTCGACTTCGCCCGGCGTCGGTTGACCGACCGCATGGCGGGGCCCGTGATGGACAGCGGGAACGGCACGGACGTCGAGGTGGGGCCGATGACCGACGCGGAGTTCCTCTGGGAGCCCGGGCCAGGCTGCTGGTCCGTCCGCCGCCGCGCCGACGGTCCGGGGCCGCGCGCCACCGTGCTGACCGGCTCCGGCGCCTGGGGCCGGGACGCGACTCCGGCACCGCACCCGACGCCGCCGCCGTTCACGACGATCGCCTGGCGGCTGAGCCACCTCAGTGAGCTGCTCGCCCTCAGGGCCGACCACACGAACGGCAGCCACGGCCTCACCCGCGACGACTACGAGAGCACCGGCGACGTCACGTCGGCCGTCGCCGCGTTCGACACCGCCGCAGGTGCCTGGCGCGACGCGCTGCTGTCCGCCGACGACGCGGCACTCGACACCGTCGGATACAGCACCTACCCGCACGGCAGCGACCCGGAGGATCCCTTCCTGGAGACCGTCTGGTGGGTGAACCAGGAACTCCTGCACCACGGGGCGGAGATCGCCCTCCTCCGCGACCTGTACCGGATCCGGCAGAGCGGAGCGGCCTGA